In Sphingobacterium thalpophilum, a genomic segment contains:
- a CDS encoding helix-turn-helix domain-containing protein encodes MKEKKSENFGAWCDVNGIFKIIGGKWKVLLIKAVAKQCPKRFGELRREMEDLAQTTLTVQLRELERDGILCRQIYAESPPRVEYKLSELGKTLLPVIERLDEWWCDYKRERG; translated from the coding sequence ATGAAGGAAAAAAAAAGTGAAAATTTTGGAGCCTGGTGTGATGTCAACGGAATTTTTAAGATAATTGGCGGAAAATGGAAAGTTTTGCTCATTAAGGCTGTTGCCAAACAATGCCCCAAAAGATTTGGAGAACTACGGCGGGAAATGGAAGATCTGGCGCAAACGACCTTGACCGTTCAACTCCGTGAGCTCGAACGTGATGGTATTTTATGTAGACAGATTTATGCTGAATCTCCACCACGTGTGGAGTATAAACTTAGCGAATTAGGTAAAACTTTACTGCCGGTCATTGAAAGACTTGATGAGTGGTGGTGTGATTACAAACGCGAAAGGGGATAG
- a CDS encoding MFS transporter: MRFQIKDLLHIFLLSTGIFLFVIDLFIINVSLPTVQHALHLRNSDTQWIIILYIIGYTSLLINAGNAGNHYGKKKLYLIGMAGFTVASLLCGLADNLYILLAGRLIQGISSGLMVPQGIALITLRFENPEKRSMALGIYGSIAGIASVIGQLLGGILPDQTWIHESWRLIFLINVPIGVVACFAVYRYTANDQVYVKSAVSFKPMVTLFTLLMGIIFPLIMGPDLKWPIWSLLVLGTTLVFVQLFLKKQRKLEKMGYPSVLNFTLFNNRVFNLGLLAALAYYMVQDAYFIINSNYLQNQKNYTATMTGIAFVYQGIGYVLASVMVSKLVQRHGKIVVLYGLGIMILGFVAHLFIFNRMLLNNYQIHTLFFFYGIGCGSVLPALMTLALKDLNEKLISVGSAIYLTIQQLSICLGITFIVGVFLHQKENKFFIWQHISSAYGYSIALSVILLLFVLGFIAYLPSQKVK, encoded by the coding sequence ATGCGCTTTCAAATTAAGGATCTACTTCATATTTTCCTCCTTTCAACGGGTATATTTCTTTTCGTCATCGATCTTTTTATCATTAATGTTTCTCTTCCCACGGTTCAACATGCGCTACATCTACGCAATAGTGATACGCAATGGATCATAATACTATATATCATTGGTTACACAAGTCTTCTAATCAATGCAGGGAATGCCGGAAATCATTATGGAAAGAAGAAATTATATTTAATTGGCATGGCTGGTTTTACAGTAGCCTCTCTTTTATGTGGCTTAGCCGATAATCTTTACATTTTATTGGCCGGAAGATTGATCCAAGGGATTAGTTCTGGATTGATGGTTCCACAGGGTATCGCATTGATCACCTTACGTTTTGAAAATCCCGAGAAGAGATCAATGGCATTGGGTATTTATGGGAGTATAGCAGGCATCGCTTCTGTCATCGGTCAATTATTGGGCGGAATACTTCCCGACCAGACCTGGATACATGAAAGCTGGCGTCTTATCTTTTTAATTAATGTTCCCATTGGGGTGGTCGCCTGCTTTGCTGTCTATCGTTATACAGCTAACGATCAAGTCTACGTTAAATCCGCTGTTTCTTTTAAACCAATGGTAACATTATTTACGCTTTTAATGGGAATAATTTTTCCATTAATCATGGGGCCTGACTTGAAATGGCCAATATGGTCACTGCTGGTCCTGGGAACAACGCTTGTTTTTGTCCAGCTATTTCTAAAAAAACAGCGTAAATTAGAAAAGATGGGCTATCCTAGCGTACTCAATTTCACCTTATTCAATAATCGGGTTTTCAATTTGGGTCTGCTGGCCGCATTAGCCTACTATATGGTACAGGACGCTTATTTTATCATAAATTCCAATTACCTTCAAAATCAAAAGAATTATACAGCAACAATGACCGGAATTGCCTTTGTTTATCAAGGTATAGGTTATGTATTGGCAAGCGTTATGGTCAGCAAGTTGGTACAGCGTCATGGAAAAATTGTGGTGCTTTATGGATTAGGCATCATGATTTTGGGATTTGTTGCACATCTTTTCATTTTTAATAGGATGCTTTTAAATAACTACCAGATACATACCCTGTTCTTTTTTTACGGCATTGGTTGCGGTAGTGTACTACCTGCATTAATGACTCTTGCCTTAAAAGACCTCAATGAAAAATTAATTTCCGTCGGATCTGCCATCTATCTTACGATACAACAATTATCAATATGCCTGGGAATCACATTTATCGTCGGTGTATTTCTACATCAAAAAGAAAATAAATTTTTCATTTGGCAGCATATTTCATCAGCTTATGGTTACTCGATCGCACTATCGGTCATATTGCTCTTATTTGTCCTAGGTTTTATAGCTTATTTACCTTCACAAAAGGTAAAATAG